The genomic region tagtaaCATGAGTAAGCCCATCTGAGAAAACAAAAAAACCAGCAAAAATAACAGCAGTCATAACAACTAGAGTGTTTCTAGATCTTTTTcaagttttgttagagtttgtgtTCTGCTCGGAAAGATGAGCCAGTGGCAGCTCCCTAAAGATGGAATAAATGTCTCCACATCTAGTCCCCGTTCCGTTGATGCATCTAGCATCGTCGATAGACGTATAGAGGTGTGCCTCCGaaggatctgtctttggtggatttgttcGGATTTGTTCGTCTTTCGTCTATGTTCTCGTGTCTttagattgaattttttttgatctTCACTCTTCATCAATGGCTGGTGTTGTTCTAGTGCGTTGGTTCTATGgtgccttagcacgacgactttccgactgtctactacaacaaggtttgtctGGCTCCGGCGAGAGAGTGGCGATGACAGGGGCACGCCTtcgactcgcttcagtgcttgtagttgtcgctaggtggtctatggatctgaatataatttttattatttctagttttttttaaataattatttctagtgttcgttatACTATCATTATTGAAGATAAATAGATATGAAGTCCCCCAAAAAgagtgtttctcaaaaaaaaaaacagagtCATTCTACGACAACCACAAATCCTATTTCCTGAGCGGGTCGAGGGACAGCGACCAAACGCGCAATCCCGCCCGCagaaatgggccggcccgttactctGTCTCTGCGTTTTCTTTTGTCggtcttttttttctttattcGTTTTCGTCTTTTCTGTTTTCGCTTTCTCTTTTCTGCTTTtcctttttttcaaattcacaatttttttttgcaaactgTATGTAAAATCGCGAACAACTTTTTAAtgtatgaacttttttgaaaattgcactaatttttaaaatcatgaacattttttaaaatttaaggAAAAAAAACAAACTCGCCAACATTTTTTAGAATGTGTGAATATATTCTCAATTCGTGAACAAACTAGAAGGGGCCTACTGAGCCAAACTTTAAGGACTGGGATTAATGTTCTTTTGAACCAGCATTTTGTGTAATGGCTAATAAAACAGACTTGGAAAAATTAGGCCCAGGACGTAAAAAAGAAGGAACAAATGTAAATAGACAATCATGTTATCGCACGACTAACATGGTGAATTCTAGCACGCACTAAGGTGATGTTTATAAACTTTAATGCGACAAAAACTCAAGTACCGTGTTGCAAACTGGGAAGACCCATCTGCGTAGAGACCATCCTGTGCCTAGATAGTGGTGACACCACACATAATATTTATCATTACGAAAAAGATCATAGTGGTTAGGTTATTATTTCCAGCATTTTATTTCCAGAACAGCAAAGTGTACAAGCACTGTCTGTTATTCCTAAGCAACGGCCACAACATCCATATGAAACAACATAATCTACACCCCAAATGTTTGCacaaaaagcagcagcagcagcagcagcagcatcagcagcaatgatgatgatgatgatgatgatgatgatgatgatgataccgGAGGCATTGTGCACTAGTACTACAGCAGATCAATCGTCGACAAAGATGAGAACAAAGTTACAGGGCAATGATCACTTCACCATGCTAACTTGCTAAGCATAAATTAACCGCTGCTTTCTCTCTAGTTTTCTTTTTAACTTGCTGCTTTCTCGCTAGTTTAGTCCTCCCCAAGCACCCCAAAGCGGGAACGGCAAAGCGCAAAAGCCAACTCCTTTCGAGACTGCACTGTCTGTCCCCCGTCTTGATTACCCCAGCGCCCGATGTCCTTGCCGTCTGCTTATCCAtcactactactgctgctgctgtacCACTACCTAATCTGGACAGTGGCATGTTCTCCCTCCCTTCCAGTTTAAATGGCCCATCTCAAAATTCTCTTCCCGCGCTGGTGACTGGTGTGACTTGGGGCAAAAACAAAATAGATGCAGGCGCTGGGGGTTGGGGACGAAGCGCAAGTCTGATCCGACGGCTGGGAGTTTTGACGCATCGGCCGCACAAGATGCAACGGTCGCCCGGCGCGGCAAAAGACACAAATTTGACCTCAGGGCGAAACTATTTTACAAACTAAACTGGTTTTTGAAAGTATTTCACTCAACTGACCCCTAATATGCAGTGCCTGACAGCAAGATGTTGCACTCTACTGTGCAGCGCCTAACACTCAGGCGCCACACCTGTGTGCAGTGCCTTGCTGTCGGGCACTGCACAAAAGGGTCAGCGGTGTGAAATATTTTTAAAAACAGTTTAGTTTGTGAAATACTTTCGCTCTGAGGTCAAATTTGACAATTTTGCCACCCGGCGCCCTTTAAACGGGAAGTACATACTCTTGTAAGATATCTTTGTAACAGAATTACTACTGCATTTTCTTGTCTGCCTGACATTAGTTGATAGCAAATTAGCCTTAGAAAGGCGTGTAACACCCGTGCTCATTAGCCTGACATCTTTCTTGCCCACCTGCGCAGTTATTTTCTATCAGTTGTAAGGGCAGGAAGAGGACGAGACTGACATGGCAAGTTCACAACACCCACTATAATTGGCACTATTCTCATACATTAGCTGACAGCAGGTCCTTTACCTTTCTACATGAACTCGGATCATGAAAGAGATGCATGGCCAACCTGAGATAAGTTCCACACACTACACAAATCATCTTAATGTCATGTCTGATCAAGTGCTCATTCTTTTCAGGCAAATTTGTGACCTCGCATGGTTTCTGAAGAAAAACTTGGAATTGAATTGCATGAACTAAACCCCCTGACTAATCAGAGGTGATTTATGTAGTATTAATAGAATttcatgacgacgacgacgacgacttcaTAACATCTTACATACAGAATATTCACTCGCTACATATGTTACAAATACAGACTACCTCAGTTCTAACATGACATGACATGGCATTCTCTCACGGTACCTTGAGCCTTGCCGCAGAGTTCATATGCGAGGTACCATTATCGGACTACAAGTCGTACTCCGGTCGCGGATAATCGGCTGCCCAGCCCAGCTTTTACGATGGACCTGGTTCCAAGGACAAACGTACAGATAAGCTTCTGCAACAATTGAtaaaaaacacaaaaactcatatgATGTCTGCATAATGAATAAGCCTGACCTAAAGCAAGAGCTGTTGTGCTGTCGGAGCTGCATATTGCAGATCCACCGTTCGTGTCCCCAACCAGTGATGGAAAGGAGGGGATCGATTTCAGTATCAGCTTCCGCCCTCCTTTTCGGTTTGGTGAAATGCTGAGTGCATTATGTGGCGGTGAAACTCTTTTTCCATTAGGGGAACAAGTCTTCACGATACCAGGAGAAGAAGGCTCCCTTAGAATATCAGGCATTTCCTCAATGAACACGCTATCACCAACCTTCGAGATTTTGCGAGACTGAACTGTTACAGAGGCTTTTGAAGACCGAGAGGAACTCCCACTGCGGGCTTTACATGGTCTAGGTGGCTTTGCATTTGAGAAGTTTGGCTGTTTGAGCAAAGAACTGGAAAACATCGTACAGCTATTAATAAAACATGTTAAAATGCAGCTattttttgaacttgtttgaaTATTCCACATATTAGACTAAAATGTACCAACAAACCTGGAAACATCCAAAGGTGGTGTTATTGGGACGACAAGCTCAACCAGTTTGTGATCTTCACTGTGTACATTAGCCTTTTGTTGGtcattttccttctctttttcacaACTTTCAGTCTGTTCGCCTTCTTGCTTCATTTCTTCATTCTCAGCTGATACGGCAACTGACAAGAGAATATAAATATCAGATTGAAGTAGAAACGGCAAAAACCAGGGTAGCTGTGTTCACTTAATCATTTCAGACACTAAGTTGGGCACATTAGGCGCTCCATAATCTATATCCTAGATACCTCTAAAGTCTGAATGAAAACAGACATGTAGCACTGTCATGCATACAAAATGTTGATCATTCAGAGTGAAACTGTATTAGAAGACGATGTGTGTCATTAAAAACCTAAAGTTGTGAATGTAAGGCGCTACGACCCAAGTTATCAATACATAAAAAAATGCAACATATTGTGCTTGTTTCTAGAAAAATGATTTGCATGTCTGTAAAGTAGCATGGCTGGACAGATTACAAAAGCAGAACGCTCACCATCTCTAGTGCCAAAAGTGTTTTTGCACGTTTCGCATCTGCAGTTGTTGGAGCAACCAACACCTCCCTTTTATTAAATCAAACAGTTCAAGCATAAGTAACAAACCAGAAGTATAATTCCAAATGAAGTCACCAATATCAGTTTCCAAAGCAATTATAATACCTGATAGCATTCACAGTACTTCTTGAGACAGCTTGACTTCTTGCAATTGCATCCTCTCTTATGACGAGCAGAAGCAGGAGTGTTTTTAGGATCTTCCTGTGATTCATTACATTGTCTCAGCATCATATAATAGGGTATAATGAGCAACAGAAGTAGATATGAATTTATTAATAAAATTACCCACCTGAGTCTCCTGACCAGCCTCAGACATGCGGATCACTTTTGGAGCAAATGCCAGCGGATTCCGGAATTCTATCTGCTTTCGCGTGGAGAGAACAATTTCCTCATGTATAGGCTTGTTAAGACATCCTTGACATGAACAAGGTTCAGAACAGTACACGCCAGCAGCAAAGCACTCACAATAACTGCACATGGCAACATTGCACACAGATTATCAAAGGCGTACAACATAGATTCAATTGACTGTACACATACTAAAATGTGCAGTATAAGTAAATGGGGTGGTGGCACAAATTTCCATGGCCAAGAATTTTAAGAAGAGGGTTCCTGTGATTAGGTTGAAAAGATCTCAACTATGGAAAACTGACTCACAGTTTCAAGCACTTTGACTTTTTACAGCTGCAACGCTTGCATGAATCATCATCGCCATTATCTGATTTACGCCTGCTCTTCAACGTAAAGATGTCAGGTAACTGGATTATAATGAAACACACAAATCAAAGAGGCTATCACTCCCAAAGTAATCAGAAGTAGAAACAAACCTCTTCTTTGGGGGGCTGCTGCTTTGACTTGAATTATGATCATTTCCAAGAAAACCTCCAACTGAGCAATCATCATTATCCATCTGAAGGTCTAACGAACCACTGCCTGAATGGAAAAAATTTCCTCCAGCAGACAGCAAATTCCCATGCACGACCTGTTCAGTTTTCAGTGATGGAACCAAGGCAGTAGCCAAAGGGTCCTGACAAGCCATTTTGTCTTTTGATGTTAAGGCAAGAGCATTCAAATGAAGACCAATACCACGGAATACGTGTGGTGATGGAGTTTTTCCTGGATTTCTGTGATTTTGGGCAGAACTTTTGCCTTTGCATGTTGAGAAGGACAAATCCCCAGCAGATTCTTTCTGCACAGTCCTATGTGAATACCCAGCTGCCTCAAAAACAAGGCAGCGTCTTCGAACTCCTCGTTGTTGGGTCTCAACCTAAACATGCCAGCAGGAAGAAAAAATAATTAGAGAATATTATGATGGAATATTTAGCCAtaataccatattgaattcatacTCCAGACAGTTGCTCTAAAAGTCTGAACTTATGGAGAGAGGCGGGCAATAATATTTCAACACTCGCCCTCAAGGCAAGAAGACTCTTAGAGATAAGATGGATGCAATTCCTATCTAATCCACTGCAGTGTAGGAATACCAAATATGTCTCTAACAACAGTAACCTACTGCTTAcaaatttcccgcaaaaaaaaaaacttaCTGCTTACAAATGAAGTTAGAACTACGTGAAGCATGAGGAAGATTGCATAGTGTCAGTACCTTGCAGCCTAATGGAATACATGCATTCTCTTCATTAATATTATCCTGTATTTCTTCACTTAAGATTGTTTTTTTATCTTCAGGAAAGAGCTGGCCATTTTCTGTCTTATCTTCTCCCACCACCATCTCATGATAGTATGCTTGACTGGATGTAGTGGGGTGTGTTCTATCAGAGATGTCAGCACCTCCTGCAAGTTTTGATAGCAAATATCCACAAGATTCTGCATTATTAACTGCCAGCTGAACTCCTGTGTGATGTTGGTCCATTGATGAGTCAAAGGCCAAAAGTTCACCCGAAGTGACAGAAACTAAGTCGTCCCATTCACATCCCATAACTTCATTATTTTCTTTTGCAGGCTGGCAACCATCCTGGAGCTGCATGTCAGTGGAAAACAAACATTTCCTTTTCTCCACAGTATTATTAGTGGTTTGGACTGCTTCTAATTTTGGACATTTGTCCTGTTTAAGATCTGATCTAACACTAACACCGTGGCAAGGCGCTGTGTTGTGATCCGGACTGCCAGAATCGAATCGACCAGGTTGAGGCAAATCATTAGGCCCTTTGGGAGGATCAACAATGCCTTCATTTACTGAGCAGGTAGTCATTGTGTGGCTCTCTCGAGTTATAGTGCTAGTGCAGGCGAACAATCTAACGGCCGTTGAAGAAGTGGGTGACTTATTTTTATCGGTGCCTTCCTCCATGCAAAGCTCATTTTCAGTGTAGTCAGCGAAAGAGCCCCTGAGAAGAATAGGTACCAGCATGAGCATCAGGATTAGCTCCAAAATTAAAATATTTTCACTCAGTAAGTATCCACAAGTGTGTGAAAGAAAGAAAAGATGGCACGAGCGAGCCTACTTGGAGAGTTTCGATTCCTTGTGTGCATTGTGATGCGGGGATGTGAAGATTGAGGAAACGGAGGTGACGTTGAGCGACTGATGGTATGCTTGGAGGCCATTCCCGGAGTAGGCAGACTTGAGAGGCTCGATCGGAGACAAGCTGTCGATGAAGCTGAAAAGCGGCGAGTCCTGCATTCAGAAAAGCAAGAAGGTCAGGGGGTGCAGAGCAGCAGATCAGGACACAATATATTGGAACAGTGACAATTAACAACCATTCAACAACAGCAAAACAAGTGCACCCGCAAAAGTAGACCAAAGTTGCACTTAATGCAGTACCAATGAACAACACATGCTGTGCAATTTGTGCATATAATTCCTCTTGAGTTACACTTTTTTTGCAAGCAAAATGATAGGTGGTTCATCTTGCCTACTCGCGACTAGACTATGAATGAAAGTCGTATTTCTGACAACAAAGAGGTAAATCCTCCATCCAACTTGTGGGTACACGACAACACCATGAGTGCAATCATTTGCACCAAAAAAAAAGCCACCCGCAGGAACCACAAGTCAAACCTTGAAGCGAAATGGATCTGACCCTGCCGGCTGCCGGAGGGTATGCATGAATTTCAACAGCAGAGACCACACTGCAAGAACAGGACGGAGCACTTGTCTCCAGGACAAGATGAATGAGTAGATCTAGAGCGAACCGCACGCGCATTCTGACTGCGCAAATGTCACGCCTGCGCTGCCGTGCCGCGTGCGGCCTTGGCCAAGGTTAAAAGGTATGTCCTGCTGTGTACTGAACTCTGAACCTATCTGAAAGTTCTCTGCCAATCTCCTATCTTCTTGTTCCTCTCTCTCCAGGCTTCCTGTACGAACTGGATCCCGCGGCCTCCCAGTCCAAGGTTCGTTAGTTGGAGCAGAACCGCTGGGTTCCGAGATAACCGCTGTATGGATTTCCCCAACCCAACCTCCGCGGCGAAAATGGCTGTAACGACTCCCGGCAGCACCAAGAAGACGAAGTGCAAGAAATCAACCTCCGCGACAGACACAAACCCCGACGATTTGGCCCGCCGGCGGAACCGGCCGGCCAATTGGCCGGAGGAAAGGTCTTCCCACGGCCGGGCGGAGGGGAATCCGGCGTCTAAACCGCCGGAATCGAAGCAGGAGGGGGCGAGAAAC from Triticum aestivum cultivar Chinese Spring chromosome 4A, IWGSC CS RefSeq v2.1, whole genome shotgun sequence harbors:
- the LOC123087256 gene encoding protein tesmin/TSO1-like CXC 2 isoform X1, which produces MDTPDRAAAPAAARAEDSPLFSFIDSLSPIEPLKSAYSGNGLQAYHQSLNVTSVSSIFTSPHHNAHKESKLSKGSFADYTENELCMEEGTDKNKSPTSSTAVRLFACTSTITRESHTMTTCSVNEGIVDPPKGPNDLPQPGRFDSGSPDHNTAPCHGVSVRSDLKQDKCPKLEAVQTTNNTVEKRKCLFSTDMQLQDGCQPAKENNEVMGCEWDDLVSVTSGELLAFDSSMDQHHTGVQLAVNNAESCGYLLSKLAGGADISDRTHPTTSSQAYYHEMVVGEDKTENGQLFPEDKKTILSEEIQDNINEENACIPLGCKVETQQRGVRRRCLVFEAAGYSHRTVQKESAGDLSFSTCKGKSSAQNHRNPGKTPSPHVFRGIGLHLNALALTSKDKMACQDPLATALVPSLKTEQVVHGNLLSAGGNFFHSGSGSLDLQMDNDDCSVGGFLGNDHNSSQSSSPPKKRRKSDNGDDDSCKRCSCKKSKCLKLYCECFAAGVYCSEPCSCQGCLNKPIHEEIVLSTRKQIEFRNPLAFAPKVIRMSEAGQETQEDPKNTPASARHKRGCNCKKSSCLKKYCECYQGGVGCSNNCRCETCKNTFGTRDVAVSAENEEMKQEGEQTESCEKEKENDQQKANVHSEDHKLVELVVPITPPLDVSSCTMFSSSLLKQPNFSNAKPPRPCKARSGSSSRSSKASVTVQSRKISKVGDSVFIEEMPDILREPSSPGIVKTCSPNGKRVSPPHNALSISPNRKGGRKLILKSIPSFPSLVGDTNGGSAICSSDSTTALALGPS
- the LOC123087256 gene encoding protein tesmin/TSO1-like CXC 2 isoform X2, which translates into the protein MDTPDRAAAPAAARAEDSPLFSFIDSLSPIEPLKSAYSGNGLQAYHQSLNVTSVSSIFTSPHHNAHKESKLSKGSFADYTENELCMEEGTDKNKSPTSSTAVRLFACTSTITRESHTMTTCSVNEGIVDPPKGPNDLPQPGRFDSGSPDHNTAPCHGVSVRSDLKQDKCPKLEAVQTTNNTVEKRKCLFSTDMQLQDGCQPAKENNEVMGCEWDDLVSVTSGELLAFDSSMDQHHTGVQLAVNNAESCGYLLSKLAGGADISDRTHPTTSSQAYYHEMVVGEDKTENGQLFPEDKKTILSEEIQDNINEENACIPLGCKVETQQRGVRRRCLVFEAAGYSHRTVQKESAGDLSFSTCKGKSSAQNHRNPGKTPSPHVFRGIGLHLNALALTSKDKMACQDPLATALVPSLKTEQVVHGNLLSAGGNFFHSGSGSLDLQMDNDDCSVGGFLGNDHNSSQSSSPPKKRRKSDNGDDDSCKRCSCKKSKCLKLYCECFAAGVYCSEPCSCQGCLNKPIHEEIVLSTRKQIEFRNPLAFAPKVIRMSEAGQETQEDPKNTPASARHKRGCNCKKSSCLKKYCECYQGGVGCSNNCRCETCKNTFGTRDVAVSAENEEMKQEGEQTESCEKEKENDQQKANVHSEDHKLVELVVPITPPLDVSSSLLKQPNFSNAKPPRPCKARSGSSSRSSKASVTVQSRKISKVGDSVFIEEMPDILREPSSPGIVKTCSPNGKRVSPPHNALSISPNRKGGRKLILKSIPSFPSLVGDTNGGSAICSSDSTTALALGPS